The following coding sequences are from one Gossypium raimondii isolate GPD5lz chromosome 4, ASM2569854v1, whole genome shotgun sequence window:
- the LOC105779492 gene encoding auxin response factor 19 isoform X3, with product MGERELTDGCLSDDAGEAPERRHINPELWQACAGPLVNLPAAGTHVVYFPQGHSEQVAASMKRDVDAQILNYPNLPSKLLCLLHNVTLHADPETDEVYAQMTLQPVSSFDKEALLRSDLSLKSNKPQPEFFCKTLTASDTSTHGGFSVPRRAAEKIFPPLDFSMQKPAQELEARDLHENVWKFRHIYRGKPQRHLLTTGWSLFVSGKRLFAGDSVLFIRDETQQLLLGIRRANRQPANLSSSVLSSDSMHIGILAAAAHAAANNSPFTVFYNPRASLSEFVIPLAKYYKAVYNHQISPGMRFRMMFETEESGTRRYMGTITGISDIDPVRWKNSQWHNLQVGWDESTAGERRNRVSIWEIEPVTAPFFICPSPLFRSKRPRQPGMPADEYSDLDNLFKRPMPWLGDDICLKDSDAHPGLSLVQWMNMQQNPLLANSMQPNFMQSLAGSTMQNFDGADLSHQMGLSAPQMPQPNNLQFNAHRLPQKVQQLDQVPKLPSTMNSLGSIIQPQQLNDMTQQSRQNLVAQPLPSSQVLQPQALVQSNNILQQQQTSNPTHQLPLSLPQNLQQHLVGPNHLQNLMHSQLPDPLNQHLQVPDNQVQFQLMQKLQQQQQLLLAQQSALQQPGQLAQPQDQQRQLLDASQSFSSSVTASQVLEMPQNIPTLLPQSNVAPQQMPKNNSQANVWFSQPPLQSKVQQQQTGMLPEVPGLVGPFQTTATNQFSTAVSSVMMSAAVAAPSVITDDNPSCSTSPSTNCPSVLQPMIDSRVHRSTGLGDDISQSTATVLNPNAVETMSTKANMVKEQQQKSVKPLLNISKSQNQGSFAPQNCINGATAHADCLDTSSSTTSVCLSQSDVHLHQNTPSYNPQTMLLRDTSQDGEVQAYPRNSVSYGNNMDSQIEMSMNSDTLSAKGMMGLGKDFSNHLSSGGVLASYENPKDTQQELSSSMVSQSYRVPDMAFNSIDPTINHSSFINRSGWTPPSQFQRLRTYTKVYKRGAVGRSIDITRYSGYDELKQDLARRFGIEGQLEDRGRVGWKLVYVDHENDVLLVGDDPWEEFINCVRCIKILSPQEVQQMSVDGEFGNSVLPNQACSSSGNGNA from the exons ATGGGGGAACGCGAGTTGACAGATGGTTGCTTGAGTGATGATGCAGGTGAAGCGCCGGAGAGAAGGCACATCAACCCGGAGCTATGGCAGGCGTGTGCTGGGCCGCTGGTGAACCTGCCGGCTGCTGGGACCCATGTTGTCTACTTTCCTCAAGGTCACAGTGAACAG GTTGCAGCATCTATGAAGAGAGATGTGGATGCTCAAATTCTGAACTACCCAAATCTTCCTTCTAAGCTATTATGTCTCCTTCATAATGTCACCTTGCAT GCAGACCCAGAGACAGATGAAGTCTATGCTCAGATGACCCTCCAGCCTGTTTCTTCT TTTGATAAGGAGGCGTTACTGAGATCAGATCTTTCTCTGAAGTCAAATAAGCCACAACCGGAATTCTTCTGTAAGACGTTGACAGCAAGTGATACGAGCACTCATGGAGGTTTTTCTGTTCCTCGACGTGCCGCCGAAAAGATTTTCCCTCCTCTT GATTTCTCGATGCAAAAACCTGCTCAAGAACTTGAGGCCAGGGATCTGCATGAAAATGTCTGGAAGTTCCGCCATATCTATCGTG GAAAACCACAGCGCCACTTGCTTACAACAGGATGGAGTCTATTTGTTAGTGGAAAGAGACTTTTTGCTGGTGACTCAGTTTTATTCATTAG AGATGAAACACAGCAGCTTCTCTTGGGTATAAGGCGTGCTAACAGGCAACCTGCCAATCTATCATCATCAGTACTGTCTAGTGATAGCATGCATATTGGCATCCTCGCTGCAGCTGCTCATGCAGCAGCAAATAATAGCCCCTTTACCGTGTTTTATAACCCAAG GGCTAGCCTATCTGAATTTGTTATTCCTTTAGCCAAGTACTATAAAGCTGTGTACAACCATCAAATATCACCTGGCATGCGCTTTCGAATGATGTTTGAAACTGAGGAGTCAGGAACAAGAAG GTATATGGGTACAATTACAGGAATCAGCGATATTGACCCTgtaagatggaaaaactcacaATGGCATAATTTGCAG GTTGGCTGGGACGAGTCAACTGCTGGGGAAAGACGTAATCGAGTATCCATTTGGGAAATCGAACCAGTTACAGCTCCATTTTTCATCTGTCCATCTCCATTGTTCAGATCTAAGCGCCCTAGGCAACCTGGAATGCCGG CTGATGAATACTCCGACTTAGATAATCTATTCAAGAGGCCAATGCCTTGGCTTGGTGATGATATATGCCTGAAGGATTCCGATGCCCATCCAGGGCTTAGCTTGGTCCAGTGGATGAACATGCAGCAAAATCCTCTGCTGGCAAACTCTATGCAGCCAAATTTCATGCAGTCTCTGGCTGGGTCTACTATGCAAAACTTTGACGGAGCAGATCTTTCCCATCAAATGGGCCTTTCAGCACCACAAATGCCTCAACCCAACAACTTACAGTTCAATGCTCATAGGCTACCTCAGAAAGTGCAGCAACTTGATCAAGTTCCAAAGCTACCATCTACAATGAACTCACTGGGATCCATTATTCAGCCGCAACAGCTGAATGACATGACTCAGCAGTCGAGGCAAAATTTGGTTGCTCAGCCTCTACCCTCTAGTCAAGTTTTGCAGCCTCAAGCCCTTGTCCAAAGTAACAATATCCTTCAGCAGCAGCAAACATCTAATCCAACTCATCAACTCCCTCTAAGTCTTCCTCAAAACCTGCAGCAGCATCTTGTGGGCCCAAATCATCTGCAAAACCTAATGCATTCCCAGCTGCCTGATCCACTCAACCAGCATTTACAAGTGCCTGACAACCAGGTCCAGTTTCAACTGATGCAGAAACTTCAGCAGCAACAACAGTTGCTTTTGGCACAGCAATCTGCACTTCAGCAGCCTGGTCAACTTGCCCAACCCCAAGATCAACAAAGGCAGCTGTTAGATGCGTCTCAGAGCTTCTCTAGTTCTGTGACAGCTAGCCAAGTGTTAGAGATGCCTCAAAACATACCTACCTTGCTACCTCAATCTAATGTTGCCCCACAGCAGATGCCTAAAAATAACAGCCAGGCAAATGTTTGGTTCTCTCAGCCGCCTCTGCAGTCAAAAGTTCAGCAACAACAAACTGGAATGCTACCTGAAGTTCCTGGTCTTGTAGGTCCCTTCCAAACTACAGCAACAAATCAGTTCTCCACAGCTGTTAGTAGTGTAATGATGTCTGCTGCTGTAGCCGCACCTTCTGTGATTACTGATGATAATCCATCATGCTCCACTTCGCCATCTACAAACTGTCCAAGTGTTCTTCAACCAATGATAGACAGCAGAGTCCACAGGAGTACTGGGTTAGGAGATGACATCAGTCAGTCTACTGCCACAGTATTGAATCCTAATGCCGTGGAGACGATGTCAACTAAGGCTAATATGGTTAAAGAACAGCAGCAAAAGTCTGTTAAACCCTTGTTGAATATCTCCAAGAGTCAAAACCAAGGCTCTTTTGCCCCGCAAAACTGTATCAATGGTGCTACAGCACATGCAGATTGTTTGGACACATCATCTTCTACAACTTCAGTTTGCCTTTCTCAAAGTGATGTTCATTTGCACCAAAACACACCGTCTTACAACCCTCAAACAATGTTGTTGAGAGATACAAGTCAAGACGGAGAAGTTCAGGCATATCCAAGGAATAGTGTTTCATACGGCAATAATATGGATAGCCAAATTGAGATGTCCATGAATTCTGACACTTTGTCTGCGAAAGGCATGATGGGACTGGGGAAGGATTTTTCAAATCACCTCTCTTCGGGAGGGGTACTTGCCAGCTATGAAAACCCTAAAGATACTCAGCAAGAACTTTCTTCGTCAATGGTTTCCCAGTCATATAGAGTTCCAGATATGGCGTTTAACTCCATTGATCCCACTATAAACCATAGCAGCTTCATAAACCGCAGTGGATGGACCCCACCATCACAATTTCAGAGATTGCGAACATATACCAAG GTATACAAACGTGGAGCTGTTGGAAGATCAATAGATATAACTCGTTATTCAGGTTATGATGAGCTCAAACAAGATTTGGCTCGTAGGTTTGGAATTGAGGGGCAGCTGGAAGACCGAGGGAGAGTAGGCTGGAAACTAGTCTATGTGGATCACGAGAATGATGTTCTGCTAGTAGGAGATGACCCATGGGA GGAGTTTATCAACTGTGTCAGATGCATCAAAATACTCTCCCCTCAGGAAGTCCAGCAGATGAGCGTGGATGGAGAGTTTGGGAACTCTGTCCTGCCTAATCAAGCCTGTAGCAGCTCTGGCAATGGGAATGCATAA
- the LOC105779492 gene encoding auxin response factor 19 isoform X2 → MNVVAAGVESTSNPAAPGSAEGEAPERRHINPELWQACAGPLVNLPAAGTHVVYFPQGHSEQVAASMKRDVDAQILNYPNLPSKLLCLLHNVTLHADPETDEVYAQMTLQPVSSFDKEALLRSDLSLKSNKPQPEFFCKTLTASDTSTHGGFSVPRRAAEKIFPPLDFSMQKPAQELEARDLHENVWKFRHIYRGKPQRHLLTTGWSLFVSGKRLFAGDSVLFIRDETQQLLLGIRRANRQPANLSSSVLSSDSMHIGILAAAAHAAANNSPFTVFYNPSLSEFVIPLAKYYKAVYNHQISPGMRFRMMFETEESGTRRYMGTITGISDIDPVRWKNSQWHNLQVGWDESTAGERRNRVSIWEIEPVTAPFFICPSPLFRSKRPRQPGMPADEYSDLDNLFKRPMPWLGDDICLKDSDAHPGLSLVQWMNMQQNPLLANSMQPNFMQSLAGSTMQNFDGADLSHQMGLSAPQMPQPNNLQFNAHRLPQKVQQLDQVPKLPSTMNSLGSIIQPQQLNDMTQQSRQNLVAQPLPSSQVLQPQALVQSNNILQQQQTSNPTHQLPLSLPQNLQQHLVGPNHLQNLMHSQLPDPLNQHLQVPDNQVQFQLMQKLQQQQQLLLAQQSALQQPGQLAQPQDQQRQLLDASQSFSSSVTASQVLEMPQNIPTLLPQSNVAPQQMPKNNSQANVWFSQPPLQSKVQQQQTGMLPEVPGLVGPFQTTATNQFSTAVSSVMMSAAVAAPSVITDDNPSCSTSPSTNCPSVLQPMIDSRVHRSTGLGDDISQSTATVLNPNAVETMSTKANMVKEQQQKSVKPLLNISKSQNQGSFAPQNCINGATAHADCLDTSSSTTSVCLSQSDVHLHQNTPSYNPQTMLLRDTSQDGEVQAYPRNSVSYGNNMDSQIEMSMNSDTLSAKGMMGLGKDFSNHLSSGGVLASYENPKDTQQELSSSMVSQSYRVPDMAFNSIDPTINHSSFINRSGWTPPSQFQRLRTYTKVYKRGAVGRSIDITRYSGYDELKQDLARRFGIEGQLEDRGRVGWKLVYVDHENDVLLVGDDPWEEFINCVRCIKILSPQEVQQMSVDGEFGNSVLPNQACSSSGNGNA, encoded by the exons atgAATGTGGTAGCCGCCGGAGTTGAATCTACATCCAACCCGGCAGCTCCGGGTTCAGCTGAAG GTGAAGCGCCGGAGAGAAGGCACATCAACCCGGAGCTATGGCAGGCGTGTGCTGGGCCGCTGGTGAACCTGCCGGCTGCTGGGACCCATGTTGTCTACTTTCCTCAAGGTCACAGTGAACAG GTTGCAGCATCTATGAAGAGAGATGTGGATGCTCAAATTCTGAACTACCCAAATCTTCCTTCTAAGCTATTATGTCTCCTTCATAATGTCACCTTGCAT GCAGACCCAGAGACAGATGAAGTCTATGCTCAGATGACCCTCCAGCCTGTTTCTTCT TTTGATAAGGAGGCGTTACTGAGATCAGATCTTTCTCTGAAGTCAAATAAGCCACAACCGGAATTCTTCTGTAAGACGTTGACAGCAAGTGATACGAGCACTCATGGAGGTTTTTCTGTTCCTCGACGTGCCGCCGAAAAGATTTTCCCTCCTCTT GATTTCTCGATGCAAAAACCTGCTCAAGAACTTGAGGCCAGGGATCTGCATGAAAATGTCTGGAAGTTCCGCCATATCTATCGTG GAAAACCACAGCGCCACTTGCTTACAACAGGATGGAGTCTATTTGTTAGTGGAAAGAGACTTTTTGCTGGTGACTCAGTTTTATTCATTAG AGATGAAACACAGCAGCTTCTCTTGGGTATAAGGCGTGCTAACAGGCAACCTGCCAATCTATCATCATCAGTACTGTCTAGTGATAGCATGCATATTGGCATCCTCGCTGCAGCTGCTCATGCAGCAGCAAATAATAGCCCCTTTACCGTGTTTTATAACCCAAG CCTATCTGAATTTGTTATTCCTTTAGCCAAGTACTATAAAGCTGTGTACAACCATCAAATATCACCTGGCATGCGCTTTCGAATGATGTTTGAAACTGAGGAGTCAGGAACAAGAAG GTATATGGGTACAATTACAGGAATCAGCGATATTGACCCTgtaagatggaaaaactcacaATGGCATAATTTGCAG GTTGGCTGGGACGAGTCAACTGCTGGGGAAAGACGTAATCGAGTATCCATTTGGGAAATCGAACCAGTTACAGCTCCATTTTTCATCTGTCCATCTCCATTGTTCAGATCTAAGCGCCCTAGGCAACCTGGAATGCCGG CTGATGAATACTCCGACTTAGATAATCTATTCAAGAGGCCAATGCCTTGGCTTGGTGATGATATATGCCTGAAGGATTCCGATGCCCATCCAGGGCTTAGCTTGGTCCAGTGGATGAACATGCAGCAAAATCCTCTGCTGGCAAACTCTATGCAGCCAAATTTCATGCAGTCTCTGGCTGGGTCTACTATGCAAAACTTTGACGGAGCAGATCTTTCCCATCAAATGGGCCTTTCAGCACCACAAATGCCTCAACCCAACAACTTACAGTTCAATGCTCATAGGCTACCTCAGAAAGTGCAGCAACTTGATCAAGTTCCAAAGCTACCATCTACAATGAACTCACTGGGATCCATTATTCAGCCGCAACAGCTGAATGACATGACTCAGCAGTCGAGGCAAAATTTGGTTGCTCAGCCTCTACCCTCTAGTCAAGTTTTGCAGCCTCAAGCCCTTGTCCAAAGTAACAATATCCTTCAGCAGCAGCAAACATCTAATCCAACTCATCAACTCCCTCTAAGTCTTCCTCAAAACCTGCAGCAGCATCTTGTGGGCCCAAATCATCTGCAAAACCTAATGCATTCCCAGCTGCCTGATCCACTCAACCAGCATTTACAAGTGCCTGACAACCAGGTCCAGTTTCAACTGATGCAGAAACTTCAGCAGCAACAACAGTTGCTTTTGGCACAGCAATCTGCACTTCAGCAGCCTGGTCAACTTGCCCAACCCCAAGATCAACAAAGGCAGCTGTTAGATGCGTCTCAGAGCTTCTCTAGTTCTGTGACAGCTAGCCAAGTGTTAGAGATGCCTCAAAACATACCTACCTTGCTACCTCAATCTAATGTTGCCCCACAGCAGATGCCTAAAAATAACAGCCAGGCAAATGTTTGGTTCTCTCAGCCGCCTCTGCAGTCAAAAGTTCAGCAACAACAAACTGGAATGCTACCTGAAGTTCCTGGTCTTGTAGGTCCCTTCCAAACTACAGCAACAAATCAGTTCTCCACAGCTGTTAGTAGTGTAATGATGTCTGCTGCTGTAGCCGCACCTTCTGTGATTACTGATGATAATCCATCATGCTCCACTTCGCCATCTACAAACTGTCCAAGTGTTCTTCAACCAATGATAGACAGCAGAGTCCACAGGAGTACTGGGTTAGGAGATGACATCAGTCAGTCTACTGCCACAGTATTGAATCCTAATGCCGTGGAGACGATGTCAACTAAGGCTAATATGGTTAAAGAACAGCAGCAAAAGTCTGTTAAACCCTTGTTGAATATCTCCAAGAGTCAAAACCAAGGCTCTTTTGCCCCGCAAAACTGTATCAATGGTGCTACAGCACATGCAGATTGTTTGGACACATCATCTTCTACAACTTCAGTTTGCCTTTCTCAAAGTGATGTTCATTTGCACCAAAACACACCGTCTTACAACCCTCAAACAATGTTGTTGAGAGATACAAGTCAAGACGGAGAAGTTCAGGCATATCCAAGGAATAGTGTTTCATACGGCAATAATATGGATAGCCAAATTGAGATGTCCATGAATTCTGACACTTTGTCTGCGAAAGGCATGATGGGACTGGGGAAGGATTTTTCAAATCACCTCTCTTCGGGAGGGGTACTTGCCAGCTATGAAAACCCTAAAGATACTCAGCAAGAACTTTCTTCGTCAATGGTTTCCCAGTCATATAGAGTTCCAGATATGGCGTTTAACTCCATTGATCCCACTATAAACCATAGCAGCTTCATAAACCGCAGTGGATGGACCCCACCATCACAATTTCAGAGATTGCGAACATATACCAAG GTATACAAACGTGGAGCTGTTGGAAGATCAATAGATATAACTCGTTATTCAGGTTATGATGAGCTCAAACAAGATTTGGCTCGTAGGTTTGGAATTGAGGGGCAGCTGGAAGACCGAGGGAGAGTAGGCTGGAAACTAGTCTATGTGGATCACGAGAATGATGTTCTGCTAGTAGGAGATGACCCATGGGA GGAGTTTATCAACTGTGTCAGATGCATCAAAATACTCTCCCCTCAGGAAGTCCAGCAGATGAGCGTGGATGGAGAGTTTGGGAACTCTGTCCTGCCTAATCAAGCCTGTAGCAGCTCTGGCAATGGGAATGCATAA
- the LOC105779492 gene encoding auxin response factor 19 isoform X1 — MNVVAAGVESTSNPAAPGSAEGEAPERRHINPELWQACAGPLVNLPAAGTHVVYFPQGHSEQVAASMKRDVDAQILNYPNLPSKLLCLLHNVTLHADPETDEVYAQMTLQPVSSFDKEALLRSDLSLKSNKPQPEFFCKTLTASDTSTHGGFSVPRRAAEKIFPPLDFSMQKPAQELEARDLHENVWKFRHIYRGKPQRHLLTTGWSLFVSGKRLFAGDSVLFIRDETQQLLLGIRRANRQPANLSSSVLSSDSMHIGILAAAAHAAANNSPFTVFYNPRASLSEFVIPLAKYYKAVYNHQISPGMRFRMMFETEESGTRRYMGTITGISDIDPVRWKNSQWHNLQVGWDESTAGERRNRVSIWEIEPVTAPFFICPSPLFRSKRPRQPGMPADEYSDLDNLFKRPMPWLGDDICLKDSDAHPGLSLVQWMNMQQNPLLANSMQPNFMQSLAGSTMQNFDGADLSHQMGLSAPQMPQPNNLQFNAHRLPQKVQQLDQVPKLPSTMNSLGSIIQPQQLNDMTQQSRQNLVAQPLPSSQVLQPQALVQSNNILQQQQTSNPTHQLPLSLPQNLQQHLVGPNHLQNLMHSQLPDPLNQHLQVPDNQVQFQLMQKLQQQQQLLLAQQSALQQPGQLAQPQDQQRQLLDASQSFSSSVTASQVLEMPQNIPTLLPQSNVAPQQMPKNNSQANVWFSQPPLQSKVQQQQTGMLPEVPGLVGPFQTTATNQFSTAVSSVMMSAAVAAPSVITDDNPSCSTSPSTNCPSVLQPMIDSRVHRSTGLGDDISQSTATVLNPNAVETMSTKANMVKEQQQKSVKPLLNISKSQNQGSFAPQNCINGATAHADCLDTSSSTTSVCLSQSDVHLHQNTPSYNPQTMLLRDTSQDGEVQAYPRNSVSYGNNMDSQIEMSMNSDTLSAKGMMGLGKDFSNHLSSGGVLASYENPKDTQQELSSSMVSQSYRVPDMAFNSIDPTINHSSFINRSGWTPPSQFQRLRTYTKVYKRGAVGRSIDITRYSGYDELKQDLARRFGIEGQLEDRGRVGWKLVYVDHENDVLLVGDDPWEEFINCVRCIKILSPQEVQQMSVDGEFGNSVLPNQACSSSGNGNA; from the exons atgAATGTGGTAGCCGCCGGAGTTGAATCTACATCCAACCCGGCAGCTCCGGGTTCAGCTGAAG GTGAAGCGCCGGAGAGAAGGCACATCAACCCGGAGCTATGGCAGGCGTGTGCTGGGCCGCTGGTGAACCTGCCGGCTGCTGGGACCCATGTTGTCTACTTTCCTCAAGGTCACAGTGAACAG GTTGCAGCATCTATGAAGAGAGATGTGGATGCTCAAATTCTGAACTACCCAAATCTTCCTTCTAAGCTATTATGTCTCCTTCATAATGTCACCTTGCAT GCAGACCCAGAGACAGATGAAGTCTATGCTCAGATGACCCTCCAGCCTGTTTCTTCT TTTGATAAGGAGGCGTTACTGAGATCAGATCTTTCTCTGAAGTCAAATAAGCCACAACCGGAATTCTTCTGTAAGACGTTGACAGCAAGTGATACGAGCACTCATGGAGGTTTTTCTGTTCCTCGACGTGCCGCCGAAAAGATTTTCCCTCCTCTT GATTTCTCGATGCAAAAACCTGCTCAAGAACTTGAGGCCAGGGATCTGCATGAAAATGTCTGGAAGTTCCGCCATATCTATCGTG GAAAACCACAGCGCCACTTGCTTACAACAGGATGGAGTCTATTTGTTAGTGGAAAGAGACTTTTTGCTGGTGACTCAGTTTTATTCATTAG AGATGAAACACAGCAGCTTCTCTTGGGTATAAGGCGTGCTAACAGGCAACCTGCCAATCTATCATCATCAGTACTGTCTAGTGATAGCATGCATATTGGCATCCTCGCTGCAGCTGCTCATGCAGCAGCAAATAATAGCCCCTTTACCGTGTTTTATAACCCAAG GGCTAGCCTATCTGAATTTGTTATTCCTTTAGCCAAGTACTATAAAGCTGTGTACAACCATCAAATATCACCTGGCATGCGCTTTCGAATGATGTTTGAAACTGAGGAGTCAGGAACAAGAAG GTATATGGGTACAATTACAGGAATCAGCGATATTGACCCTgtaagatggaaaaactcacaATGGCATAATTTGCAG GTTGGCTGGGACGAGTCAACTGCTGGGGAAAGACGTAATCGAGTATCCATTTGGGAAATCGAACCAGTTACAGCTCCATTTTTCATCTGTCCATCTCCATTGTTCAGATCTAAGCGCCCTAGGCAACCTGGAATGCCGG CTGATGAATACTCCGACTTAGATAATCTATTCAAGAGGCCAATGCCTTGGCTTGGTGATGATATATGCCTGAAGGATTCCGATGCCCATCCAGGGCTTAGCTTGGTCCAGTGGATGAACATGCAGCAAAATCCTCTGCTGGCAAACTCTATGCAGCCAAATTTCATGCAGTCTCTGGCTGGGTCTACTATGCAAAACTTTGACGGAGCAGATCTTTCCCATCAAATGGGCCTTTCAGCACCACAAATGCCTCAACCCAACAACTTACAGTTCAATGCTCATAGGCTACCTCAGAAAGTGCAGCAACTTGATCAAGTTCCAAAGCTACCATCTACAATGAACTCACTGGGATCCATTATTCAGCCGCAACAGCTGAATGACATGACTCAGCAGTCGAGGCAAAATTTGGTTGCTCAGCCTCTACCCTCTAGTCAAGTTTTGCAGCCTCAAGCCCTTGTCCAAAGTAACAATATCCTTCAGCAGCAGCAAACATCTAATCCAACTCATCAACTCCCTCTAAGTCTTCCTCAAAACCTGCAGCAGCATCTTGTGGGCCCAAATCATCTGCAAAACCTAATGCATTCCCAGCTGCCTGATCCACTCAACCAGCATTTACAAGTGCCTGACAACCAGGTCCAGTTTCAACTGATGCAGAAACTTCAGCAGCAACAACAGTTGCTTTTGGCACAGCAATCTGCACTTCAGCAGCCTGGTCAACTTGCCCAACCCCAAGATCAACAAAGGCAGCTGTTAGATGCGTCTCAGAGCTTCTCTAGTTCTGTGACAGCTAGCCAAGTGTTAGAGATGCCTCAAAACATACCTACCTTGCTACCTCAATCTAATGTTGCCCCACAGCAGATGCCTAAAAATAACAGCCAGGCAAATGTTTGGTTCTCTCAGCCGCCTCTGCAGTCAAAAGTTCAGCAACAACAAACTGGAATGCTACCTGAAGTTCCTGGTCTTGTAGGTCCCTTCCAAACTACAGCAACAAATCAGTTCTCCACAGCTGTTAGTAGTGTAATGATGTCTGCTGCTGTAGCCGCACCTTCTGTGATTACTGATGATAATCCATCATGCTCCACTTCGCCATCTACAAACTGTCCAAGTGTTCTTCAACCAATGATAGACAGCAGAGTCCACAGGAGTACTGGGTTAGGAGATGACATCAGTCAGTCTACTGCCACAGTATTGAATCCTAATGCCGTGGAGACGATGTCAACTAAGGCTAATATGGTTAAAGAACAGCAGCAAAAGTCTGTTAAACCCTTGTTGAATATCTCCAAGAGTCAAAACCAAGGCTCTTTTGCCCCGCAAAACTGTATCAATGGTGCTACAGCACATGCAGATTGTTTGGACACATCATCTTCTACAACTTCAGTTTGCCTTTCTCAAAGTGATGTTCATTTGCACCAAAACACACCGTCTTACAACCCTCAAACAATGTTGTTGAGAGATACAAGTCAAGACGGAGAAGTTCAGGCATATCCAAGGAATAGTGTTTCATACGGCAATAATATGGATAGCCAAATTGAGATGTCCATGAATTCTGACACTTTGTCTGCGAAAGGCATGATGGGACTGGGGAAGGATTTTTCAAATCACCTCTCTTCGGGAGGGGTACTTGCCAGCTATGAAAACCCTAAAGATACTCAGCAAGAACTTTCTTCGTCAATGGTTTCCCAGTCATATAGAGTTCCAGATATGGCGTTTAACTCCATTGATCCCACTATAAACCATAGCAGCTTCATAAACCGCAGTGGATGGACCCCACCATCACAATTTCAGAGATTGCGAACATATACCAAG GTATACAAACGTGGAGCTGTTGGAAGATCAATAGATATAACTCGTTATTCAGGTTATGATGAGCTCAAACAAGATTTGGCTCGTAGGTTTGGAATTGAGGGGCAGCTGGAAGACCGAGGGAGAGTAGGCTGGAAACTAGTCTATGTGGATCACGAGAATGATGTTCTGCTAGTAGGAGATGACCCATGGGA GGAGTTTATCAACTGTGTCAGATGCATCAAAATACTCTCCCCTCAGGAAGTCCAGCAGATGAGCGTGGATGGAGAGTTTGGGAACTCTGTCCTGCCTAATCAAGCCTGTAGCAGCTCTGGCAATGGGAATGCATAA